Part of the Acidimicrobiales bacterium genome, CTGCTGCCGCTGCACGGCGTCGCCCGCAAGGTGCACACCGAGGGCCTGCGCTGGCGCCTCCACGGCGACGACCTGGCGCACGGGTCCACCCGGGGCGTGAGCAACGAGATGACGGGCACCGACGCCTGGGTGCTCGTCGGTGAGGGCGTGGCGCTCGCGATCCAGCCACGGTGACCCGTGCGTAGACCATCTGGCGGGTAGGCCGCGGACGAGTAGGCCATCTGGCTCAGGTGGCGCACGGAGCTGCCGATAGCGACAACGATGTCCCGCCACGCCACGCGTGCGCTCCTCGTCGTCGTCTGTGCATCCGTCCTGCTCGCGCCGCCGGCGATGGCGGAGCGCCGTCCCCACACCGCCACGCGCGTCGACGACCCGGCCGGCGACACCACCACCTCCACGACGGCACCGCCGCCGCCCTCGTCGACCACGTCGACGACCGCCCCGTCCGGCACCAGCACGAGCACGACGTCGACCACCGTGTCGCCGACCGACCCGGGCGCCGGCGGCGACGTGACCGGCGGGGTGGTCCCCGACGTCGACGTCTCGGTGCCACCGCCCGGCGACCTCGACGGCACCCACGTGCCCAGCGTCGCCATCGTCGGCGACCTCTCGTCCGCCCGTGCCCTGCTCGACGAGGCCGTCGCCCGCGCCGACGCCGCCCGGCAGCGGGTCGACGACCTGCACCGCCGACTCGACGACGTCGACGCCCGGATCGTGGCGCTCACCGACGAGGAACGCCAGGCGGTGAAGCGGGTGGAGGAGTCCCAGAACGTCCTGGCCGAGCGGGCCGTCGACGCCTACATCCGGGGCAACTACGGCGATCTCGCCGCCACCCTCACCGCCGAGGACCCCAACGAGGCGAGCAGGAACGAAGCGATGATGGAGAGCGTCCTCGACGCCGACCACGACGCGGTGGGGGACTACCGCTCCGCCCGGCGCGAAGTCTCCGGTGAGCTCGTCGAGCTCGGGGAGCAGCGGGTCGAGGTGGCCGGTGACCTCGTGCAGGCCAAGGACTGGGACAAGGCCATGCGGGCAGAGGTGCGAGACGCCCGCGTGCAGCTCCTGGCCTTCGAGGCGGGCAGCGAGATCTTCGTCACCGGCATGCACTTCCCGGTGGACGATCCGCACGACTACATCGACTCGTGGCTCTCGCCGCGATCGGGCGGACGCCAGCACCAGGGCATCGACATCTTCGCCACGGCGGGCACCAATCTGTTCGCGGTCGAGCGGGGCGTGATCACCAACATGGGGAGCAACTCGCTCGGGGGCATCAAGCTCTGGCTCTACGGCGAGAGCGGCACGACCTACTACTACGCCCACCTGTTGCGCTTCGCGCCGGGCATCACCGAGGGCATGGTGGTCGAGGCCGGCGACGTGGTCGGCTTCGTCGGGAACACCGGCAACGCCGCCACGACCCCGTCGCACCTGCACTTCGAGATCCACCCGAACAACGGGCCCGCGGTCAACCCCACGCCGCTCCTCCGCGTCGTCGACGCCCTCGACGACGCCAGCGTCGCGTCGGTGGCCCGGCGCTGAGCTGCGCCACCGCCGGCACACGTCGCGCGACGCGTTGGCGGTCGGATCGGGTGGAATGAGGGCCATGGGCATGGATGTGACCGAGACGCTCGAGGTGGCGTGCGCCCCCGAGGCGCTGTTCGCCTGGGTCGAGACGTTGGACCGCTACCCCGAGTGGCTCGACATCGTCACCCGTGCCGAGCCGGCCGAGGCGGTCGAGGGTGACCCGGGGCCGGCCTGGTCGATCGACCTGAAAGGGCGCCTCGGGCCGTTGTCGCGGGCCAAGCGCCTGCGCATGGTCCGCACCCGGCACACCGCACCGACGCGAGCGGTCTTCGAGCGTCGCGAGCTCGACGGGCGGGCCCACTCGCCCTGGGTGCTCGACGCCACCGTCGAGGCCACGTCCGGCGGCGCCCGCCTCACGATGCTCCTGCACTACGGCGGCGGGCTGTGGGGACCGGTGCTCGAGCGCATGCTGCGCGACGAGGTCGAGCACAGCCGCCCCCGCCTGGCCGCCGCCGTCGAGAGCTGACCGCCGGCCACCCGACGGGTGTGGGGCGTCAGGGGGCGCGTCGGGCCAGGCGGGTGAGGGAGGCGGCGAGGGCGTAGATCACCCCGGCGTAGACGAGGACGAACTTCACGTAGGCGCACGCCGCCGCCACCTGGGGCGCCGGGGACTCGACCGGGCCCCGGATCATGTCGAGGAGGGCCACGTTCTCGACGGCGTCGAGGGCGCCGCCGACCCAGGCGGCCCACGCCAGCGCCCCACCCAGGGCGACGAGCCACGCGTGGCGGAACACGCGGCGTCCCCAGATGCACGCCAGGGCGATGGTGGACGAGTACGCCACGAGGAAGAGGTAGTCGAGGCCCGTCCCGAAGGCGGCGTGGATCACGTCGCGGTCGTCCCACGGCGCCATGACCTCGCGCGCCGCCTCCACGCTGCCCGCCACCTCGAGGCCGACGATGCCGTCCCCGCCCGGGTCGAGGAGGAGCAGTGCGGCGCCCACGACGACCGTGAGGCCGAGGAGGGGGAGGAACCACACCCGCAGCCGTCCGGGGGCGATCTCGTCGAACGGGTGGTGGAACCTCATCGGGCCCCAGCCTCGTCGTCGATCGCCTGTGCCGTCCACCGCCGGCCGCGCCGTTCGACGGCGAGGGGCAGCCCGAAGCACGCCGACAGCGCGTCGTCGGTCAGGACCTCGTCGGCGTGCCCCGCCGCCTGCACCTCGCCGTCGCGCAACAGCAGGACGTGGTCGAACGCCGGGGGGATCTCCTCGACGTGGTGGGTGACCAGCACCACGGGCGGGGTGGTGGGATCGCCGGCGAGGTGGCCGAGGCGACGGACGAGGTCCTCGCGGCCACCGAGGTCGAGGCCGGCCGTCGGCTCGTCCAGGAGGAGGAGGCCGGGGTCCCCCATGAGGGTCCGGGCGAGTTGCACCCGCTGGCGCTCACCGGAGGACAACGTGCCGAAGCGCTGCCCGGCGAGGGCCGCGCAGCCCAGCCGGTCGAGCAGGCCCAGGGCCCGCTCCCGATCGGCGTCGTCGTAGGTGTGCCACCACGGTTCCAGGGCGGCGTGCTTGGCCGTCATCACCACGTCGGTGGCGGTGAGGCCGGGGCGCAGGAGGTCGGCCATGGCGGCGCTTGCCACCCCGATGCGGGTGCGCAGGCGTCGCACGTCGGTGCGACCGAGTCGCTCGCCCAGCACCTCGACCACCCCCTCGGTGGGGTGGAGGTACAGCGAGGCGATCCGCAGGAGCGACGTCTTTCCCGACCCGTTGCGGCCGAGCACCACCCAGCGCTCGCCGGGCGCGACCGACCACGTGACGTCTCGCAGCACCCTCCGCCCGTCGATGGCGAGGCCGACCCCCTCGAGGTGCAGGGCCGGGCCGGTCGCCGGGCTCGGACGTGGGCCACCCATCCGAGGGGACGCTACCGGCCGCCGAGTACCGTGATCGGGACCCTTCGACGCCCTCGGACGCACCCTGCTCACCACCGCGCTCGGCCTGCTGGCCGTCCTGCTCCTGATCCTCGCAACGGCGTTCTTCGTCGCGGCCGAGTTCGCTCTCGTGGCCGTCGACCGGAGCCGGGTCGAGCACCTCGCCGGTGAGGGGTCGCGCCGGGCGAAGATCACCCTCAGCGTCCTGCGCCGCCTGTCGTTCCACCTCTCCGGAGCGCAGCTCGGCATCACCATCGTGTCCCTCGTGCTCGGCTTCGTGGCCGAGCCGACCATCGCGGCCCTCATCGAGCCGGCCCTCGAGCCGCTGGTGGGCGCCAGCTCCCGAGGTGTCTCGGTGGCCATCGCCCTCGCCCTGGCCACCGTCTTCCAGATGGTGGTGGGCGAGCTCATCCCCAAGAACGTGGTCATCGCCCGACCCACCCGTTCGGCGCTGCGGCTGGCGGCGCCCTTCCGGGCCTATGCCGTGGTGTTCGGGCCGGTGATCTCGGTGTCGGAGCGCGCCGCGAACTGGGCGGTGCGCAAGCTGGGCGTCGAGCCGCAGGAGGAGCTCTCCGCGGTGCGCTCGTTGCCCGAGCTCGAGCTGCTCTTCCGGACCTCGGCCGCGCAGGGGAGCCTCGAGCCGCGTGCCGCCGACCTGCTCACCCGGTCGATCCGCTTCGGGGAGAAGACCGCCGACGACGCCCTCACCCCACGGACGGCCCTCCAGGCCCTGGAGTCCGAGGCCACCCTCGCCGAGCTCACCGAGCGGAGCCTCGAGACCGGGTTCTCCCGGTTCCTCGTCTTCGGCACCGACCTCGACGACGTGCGCGGCGTGGTGCACGTCAAGTCGGTGTACGAGATCCCCCCGCAGGAGCGGGCCACGACGCCCGTGGCGGCGGTCATGAGTGAGGCCTTCGTGGTCCCCGAGAGTCGACCGCTGAGCTCGCTCCTCGGCGAGCTGCGCGAGGTGGGCACGCACCTCGCGGTCGTGGTCGACGAGTACGGGGGCACCGCCGGCATCGTCACGATGGAGGACCTCATCGAGGAGATCGTGGGCGAGATCGACGACGAGTGGGACCCCGAGCCGCCCGAGCTGTCGGTGGCGCAGCCCTCGGGTGCGTTCGTGCTGTCCGGGGGGCTCCACCCGGACGAGGTGCGGGACGCCTGCGGGTTCGTGATGCCCGACGGCGAGTACGAGACCCTCGCCGGCTTCGTCCTGGACCGGCTCGGCCACCTGCCGGTGCCGGGCGAGTGGGTGGCGCACGACGGCTGGGAGATCGAGGTCGTCGAGCTCGACCGCCGCCGCATCGACCGGGTCCGGGTCGTGCCGCCGGCCCCGCTGCCCGACTCCGAGGACGTGCCCTGATGGACGTCCCGGCGCTCCTCCTCACCGTCGCCCTGCTCGCGCTCAACGGATGGTTCGTGGCCGTCGAGTTCGCCCTCATCACGGCCCGACGCACCAAGCTCGAACAGGACCGCCAGGCCGGCAGCCGCGCCGCCGGTGTGAGCATCGGGCTCATCGACGAGCTGTCGGTGCAGCTCGCCGGCGCGCAGCTGGGCGTGACCGTGGCGTCCCTGGTGTTGGGCTACGTGGCCGAGCCGGCGGTGTCGCACCTGATCGAGTCGGCCATCTCCACCTTCGTGACCCTGCCCGAGGGGGTGCTGCGGACCATCGGCTTCGTCACCGGCCTGTCGCTCGTCGTGCTCGCCCACATGGTGCTCGGAGAGATGGTGCCGAAGAACCTCACCCTCGCCGCGCCCGAGCGCACGCTGCGGCTGCTGGCCCTCCCCACCCGGGCCCTCACGACCGTCCTGCGCCCGGTCATCGCCTCCCTCAACGCGATGGCGAACGTCGGCGTGTGGCTGCTCCGGGTCGAGCGTCGCGACACCCTGTCGGACATCCACTCGGCGGCGGAGCTGGCCACCATGCTCGAGGCCTCGCGCGAGGAGGGGCTCATCGCCGACGATCAGCACGAGCTGCTGGCGAGTGCCCTGGACTTCGGTGCGGCGCCGGTGTCGACGGTGATGGTGCCCCGTGACCGGGTGGTGCACATCCGTCGGGGCCAGACCCCGGCCGAGATCGAGGAGGTGATCCGCAGCAGCGGGCACAGCCGGCTCCCGGTCGTCGGGCGCGACCTCGACGAGGTGGTCGGGTTCATCCACGCCAAAGACCTCCTGACCCTTCGCCCCGACGCCCGGGACCTCCCGCTCCCCGAACGCCTGCTGCGGACCGAGCTGGTCGAGCTGGACGAGGCCGGCACCGTCGAGGACGCCATGGTCGAGATGCGGCGGCGGCGCCGCCACCTGGGGATCGCCCGGGACCGAGCGGGCCACACCACCGGCCTCGTGACCCTCGAGGACCTCGTCGAGGAGCTCGTCGGCGACATCCGCGACGAGTCCGACCGAGACGAGCCCGACCGGGGCACCGACGCCGTCGAGCCGCCGGCCGGGGCCGGTGACGACGGCGACGGCGGGCCCCGATGACCAGCCGCAACGGTCAGGCACTGGGTAGCCTCTGGCGGGTGCGGATGGCGTCGAGACTCCTCGTGGCCGCCCTCCTGTCGGTGGGCAGCGTGGCCGTGGTGACGGACGCCTCTGCCTCCGACGTCGACGAGGCCCGTGCCCGTGCCGAGGCGACCATCCGCGAGCTGGACGAGGCGCAAGAGGACCTCGGTCGCCTGGAGCAGCGCGTCTCGGAGGTGGAGCACCGCCTCGAGGTGGCCTCGAACGGCATCGAGGGGCTCGAGGCCGAGGTGCAGGCCATCGCCGTGGACCAGTACATGCGGGCGGGCGAGCCGCCCGCGCTGGTGCCCCTCGACGCCGACGTGGGCGACCAGCTCCTCGGCAACGAGCTGGCCCGCTTCGTCACCGAGGGCGACACCGACGCCATCGACGCCTACGCCGGCCAGCGGGCCGATCTCGAGGACGCCGCCGCCGAGCTCGACGCGCTCCGGGCCGAGCAGGAAGGCGCCGTCGAGCGCCTCGAGCAGCGCAACCGTGACCTCCAGGCCGAGGTGGCCCGCCTCGAGGAGCTCGAACGGGCCCGCATCGAGGCCGAGCGCCGTCGCATGGAGGAGGAGCGCCGCCGCCGCGAGGCCGCCGAGGCCGCCGCCGCGGCGGCAGCTGCGGACGCCGCCGACGATGCCGCCGACGACGCCGACCCGACCACCCCCTCCAGCGGGGGACCGGCCCCCGCGCCTCCCTCGGGGGGAGGCGACTTCCTGTGTCCGGTGCCCGGCTCGACCTTCATCGACTCGTGGGGCGCCCCCCGTTCCGGAGGCCGCAGCCACCAGGGCGTCGACATGATGGCCTCGTCCGGGACGCCGATCTACGCCCCCGTGACCGGCAACGTCTCGCACCGCGGGGTGAGCCTCGGCGGGCTCTCGTTCTTCCTCTACGGCGACAACGGCAACACGTACTTCGGCACCCACCTCAGCGGGTACGCCGCCTCCGGGCACGTCGTGGCGGGCACCGTCATCGGCTACGTCGGCGCCACGGGCAACGCCAACGGCATCAACCACCTGCACTTCGAGATCTGGCCGGGTGGGGGCGCCCCGGTCAACCCGTACCCGACCGTTGCCGCGGCCTGCTGACGAGGCGCTGGCGACAGCGCTCGAACAGGTCCTCGTCGACGCGCTCGGCGGTGCGGCCCGGGTCGAGGGGCTCCATCGCCTCTCGGGTGGTGCCTCCCGGGAGACCTTCGCATTCGACGCCGTGCTCGCCGACGGCACCACCTGCCCCCTCGTGCTCCAGCGCGAACGCCCGGGCGGGGCCATCAACACCGGCGGGGGCACGAGTACCGAGGCGGGGCTGCTGCGGGCCGCGGCGGCGCAAGGCGTCCCCGTGCCGGCGGTCGTGGCCACCGGGCCCGCCGACCCCGCCAGGACGGGGGAGGGGGAGGGCGAGCCGCTCGGGGCCGCCTACCTCGTGGTCGAGCGGCTCGAGGGTGAGACCATCCCCCGGCGCATCCTGCGCGACGATCAGTACGCGGCCGCCCGCGAGGGGCTCGCCGCCCAGTGCGGGCGGGCCCTCGCCGGCATCCACGCCATCCCCGTCGAGGACGCCCCCGGCCTCCACGACCTCGACCAGATCACGCAGTTCCGAAACCTGCTCGACGCGTTGGGCGAGCCTCACCCCGCCTTCGAGCTGGCCTTCCGCTGGCTGGAGGCCAACCGCCCGCCCGTCGGGCCCACGCGGGTCGTCCACGGCGACTTCCGCAACGGCAACCTGATCGTCGGACCCGAGGGGCTGCGGGCCGTGCTCGACTGGGAGCTGGCCCACCTCGGCGACCCCATGGAGGACCTCGGCTGGCTGTGCGTCAAGGCGTGGCGCTTCGGTGGCACCCCGCCGGTGGGGGGCTTCGGCGAGTACGAGGATCTCTTCGCCGCCTACGCCGACGCGGCGGGCCTGGCCGGCGGCGTCGATGCCGACGTGGTCCGGTGGTGGGAGATCCTCAGCACCGTGAAGTGGGGCGTCATGTGCATCATCCAGGCGGCGTCGCACACGCGGCGGGTCTCACGGTCGGTGGAGCTGGCGGCCATCGGTCGGCGCACCTGTGAGAACGAGCACGACGTGCTGGCGCTGCTGCCATGAGGCCCACGGGAGCGGGCAGGGCCCGAGCGGCCCGGCGCCGGAGCAGCCAGGAGGGGGTGGAGTGACCGCACCGCACGACTCGCCCACCGCCGCCGAGCTCGTCGAGGCCGTTCGGGAGTTCCTCGAGAACGACGTCCTCGGAGCCACCGAGGGCCGGGTGCAGTTCCACACCCGCGTGGCCATCAACGTCCTCGGCCAGGTGCAGCGCGAGCTCGAGTCGGGGGCGGCCATGGCCGACGCCCACCACGACCGCCTCGCCGCGCTCGGCTTCGCCGACGACATCGAGCTGGCCGCGGCGATCCGCTCGGGGGCCCTCGACGACCGTTACGACGAGGTGAAGGCGGCGGTCTGGGCCACCGTGCGGGACAAGCTGGCCGTGGCCAACCCCCGCTACCTCGAGTCGTGATCGCGCACCGGCGGTCCGCGGCGCCGCACGCGGGGTAGAGGGGGACGATGCGGCGCCTGGTCGACGGCCCACCGGTGGCTGACGTGCTCGGGCCCTACCGCGAGGTAGACCGGGTTCGTGCCGAGGGGGGCTGCTGGGTGCTCGCGAACATGGTCGGCGGGCTCGACGGGAGCGCGGCCGTGGGTGGTCGCGTCGGCGCCCTCACCGGGGGCGCGGACGCCGTGCTGTTCCGGCGCCTGCGCGCCCTGGCCGACGTGGTGCTCGTCGGCGCCCAGACGGTGCGGGCGGAGGGCTACGGCCCCGTGCGCCTCCCGGACGACCTGCGCGCCGAGCGCGAGGCGGCCGGGCGGCCGCCGGTGCCGCCGGTGGCGGTGGTGAGCCGGACGCTGCGGCTGGACTGGGAGAGCCCGTTGTTCACCGAGGCGGACGCTGCCAGTCCGACCTTCGTGGTGACCGGACCCGGTTCGGCGGAGGGGCCGGACGCACCGGCGGCCCGCCGAGGTGCGGAGCTCGTCGTGGTGGATCCCCCGGTGGACGCTCCCGACGCCGGCGTCTCGGTCCCGGGCATGCTCGCCGCCCTCGCCGATCGCGGCCACGAGGTCGTGTTGTGCGAGGGCGGCCCCACCCTCCTCGGCGAGCTCGTCGCCGCCGGCCGTCTCGACGAGCTGTGCCTCACCGTCGCCCCCGTCATCGGGGGAGACCCGCTGCCGGTGGTCACGACCGTCCCGGGCGCGTCCCTGCGGTCGTTCACGCTCGGCCACGTGGCGACCGATGAAGGCTCCCTGTTCCTGCGCTACGAGGCGAACCGCGATGGACGCTGATCCCGCCGAGACGACCACCGACGACTCGGTCGCCGAGGACTTCGACGAGCTCATGGCCCAGGTCGCCACGGCCATGGTGATCGTGACCGTCGCGGTCGACGGCGAAGCCTCCGGTTGCCTCGTGGGCTTCCACACCCAGTGCAGCATCAACCCCCGCCGCTACGCGATCTGGCTGTCGAAGGCGAACCACACCTACGAACTGGCCCTGCGGGCCCACACCTTCGCCGTGCACTTCCTCGACGACGGCGACGAGCAACTGGCGGCCCTCTTCGGCGGGCTGACCGGTGACGAGGTCGACAAGTTCGGGCGGACGGGCTGGGCCCCGGGCCCGGACGGGGTGCCGCTCCTCGACGACTGCGCCCACCGCCTCGTCCTCGCCCGCCACGCCCTCTTCGACGCGGGCGAGGACCACGTCTGCCTGGTGGGGGACCCGGTCGCCGCCACCAGCGCCGAAGACTTCATCCCCCTGCGCCTCCCGGACGTCGACGACATCGAGCCCGGCCACGAGGCCGAGGAGGAACGCCACGAGGGCTGAGGTGGGGCAACGGGAGGCGCCGGACGCCGGCGACGCGGGGTCGGTGCCGGGGTCAGGCCCCGATGGCGTGGTAGCCGCCGTCCACGTGCACGATCTCGCCGGTCGTGGCGGGGAACCAGTCCGAGAGCAGCGCCACGCACGCCTTGGCCACCGCCGAGCTGTCGGTCACGTCCCAGCCGAGCGGGGCGCGGGCGTCCCACACGTCCTCGAAGGCCGAGAAGCCGGGGATGGAACGGGCCGCGAGGGTCTTGATGGGGCCTGCGGCGACGAGGTTGACGCGGATCTGGCGCTCGCCGAGGTCGCGGGCGAGGTAGCGCGAGGTGGACTCGAGCGCGGCCTTGGCCACGCCCATCCAGTCGTACGCGGGCCAGGCCACCCGGGCGTCGAAGTCGAGGCCCACGATCGAGCCACCCCCCGCCATCAGGGGCACGACCGCGTCCGCGACGGCCCGGAGCGAGTAGGCGGACACTTGCACCGCGACCGAGACGTCGGCCCAGGTGGTGTCGAGGAACTGGCCGCCGAGGCAGGCCTCGGGGGCGAAGCCGATGGCGTGCAGGGCGCCGTCGACCTCGCCCCACCGCTCGGCGAGGGCGTCGCGCACCGCCGCCGGGTGGGTGTCGTCGGTCACGTCGAGCTCGAGGACGTCGGCCTCGTTCGGCAGCTTCCGGGCGGTGCGCTGAGTGAGGCGCATCCCGCGCCCGGCGCCGGTGAGGACGACCTCTGCGCCCTCCTCCTGGGCGAGCCTGGCCACCCCGAACGCGAGGGAGGCGTCGGTGAGCACGCCGGTGATCAGGAGACGCTTGCCGTCGAGGAGGCCCATGGCCGAGACAGTACGGCGCACGGCGGATGCGCGTGTCGGGAGAGGCCACCGATAACCTCACCGCCGTGAAGATCGGAGTGTTGGGAGGAACCGGCCCGGCCGGTCGGGCGATGGCTGCCCGGCTCGCCTCGGGTGGGTTCGATGTCGTCATCGGGTCGCGTTCGCGCTACCGGGCCATGGAGGAGCGGGACCGCCTGCTCGAGCGGTGGCCCGAACGCAACCTGTCGGTGGATTCCGAGGACAACGAGGGTGCGGCGGCCGCAGACGTCGTGGTCATCGCCACCCCGTGGGACGCCGCCGCGTCGACCGCGGCATCGGTGTCACGCCAGCTCCGCGGGAAGGTCGTGATCTCGATGGCCAACGCGCTCGCGAAGGTCGGCCACGAGTTCCAGCCACTTGTGCCGCCCCGCGGGTCGGTCGCGGCGAGCGTGCAGGCCGCGGTCCCGAAGTCGCTGGTCGCCGCCGCGTTCCACCACGTGCCCGCCAAGGAGCTGGGCGACCTCGACCACCCGGTCGAGAGCGACGTCCTCATCTGCTCCGACCACCCGTCGGCCACCGAGACGACGGCCGAGATCGTGCGCAAGCTCGCCGACATGCGCCCTCTGGACGCCGGAGAGCTCTCGAACGCGGCGCCCATCGAGGCCTTCGCCGCCGTGCTGCTCCAGCTCAACGTGCGCTACAAGACCCGCGCCGCGGTGAAGTTCACCGGCATCGACGAGTGACCACGCCGGGGGGCGAGCCGCCTCTGCGGCTGTACGACACGGCACGGCGCGAGGTCGTCGACTTCGCCCCGGGGCCCATCGTCACCATGTACACGTGCGGCATCACGCCGTACGACTCCTCCCACCTCGGCCACGCCGCGGTCTACCTGGCCTACGACGTCCTCCAGCGACGGCTCCGCGACCGGGGTCACGAGACCCGCTGCGTCCGCAACGTCACCGACGTGGACGACGACATCTTGCGCAAGGCCCGCGAGCTCGGCGTCCACTACCTCGACCTCGCCGCCGCCGAGATGACCAAGTTCGACGCCGACATGGACGCCCTCGGCATCGTGCCCTGCTGGAGCGAGCCGCGGGCGACCTCCGCCATCGCCGACATCCGTGGATTCATCGGCATGGTCCTCGACCAGGGCTACGCCTACGAGTCCGGCGGGGCCGTGTACTTCGACGTCGGCTCGTTCCCGCGGTTCGGCCAGATCAGTCACCTGTCACGCGAAGAGATGCTGGCGCTGGCGGCCGAGCGGGGCGGCAACCCGGACGACCCCAACAAGCGCGACCCCCTCGACTTCATCCTGTGGCAGCCCTCGGCCGAGGACGAGCCCGCGTGGGAGTCGCTCTGGGGCCCCGGTCGTCCCGGCTGGCACATCGAGTGCTCTGCGTTGGCCCTGCGCGAGCTCGACACCACCATCGACCTGCACGGCGGGGGAGCGGACCTGATCTTCCCCCACCA contains:
- the fabI gene encoding enoyl-ACP reductase FabI, which gives rise to MGLLDGKRLLITGVLTDASLAFGVARLAQEEGAEVVLTGAGRGMRLTQRTARKLPNEADVLELDVTDDTHPAAVRDALAERWGEVDGALHAIGFAPEACLGGQFLDTTWADVSVAVQVSAYSLRAVADAVVPLMAGGGSIVGLDFDARVAWPAYDWMGVAKAALESTSRYLARDLGERQIRVNLVAAGPIKTLAARSIPGFSAFEDVWDARAPLGWDVTDSSAVAKACVALLSDWFPATTGEIVHVDGGYHAIGA
- a CDS encoding peptidoglycan DD-metalloendopeptidase family protein, whose amino-acid sequence is MASRLLVAALLSVGSVAVVTDASASDVDEARARAEATIRELDEAQEDLGRLEQRVSEVEHRLEVASNGIEGLEAEVQAIAVDQYMRAGEPPALVPLDADVGDQLLGNELARFVTEGDTDAIDAYAGQRADLEDAAAELDALRAEQEGAVERLEQRNRDLQAEVARLEELERARIEAERRRMEEERRRREAAEAAAAAAAADAADDAADDADPTTPSSGGPAPAPPSGGGDFLCPVPGSTFIDSWGAPRSGGRSHQGVDMMASSGTPIYAPVTGNVSHRGVSLGGLSFFLYGDNGNTYFGTHLSGYAASGHVVAGTVIGYVGATGNANGINHLHFEIWPGGGAPVNPYPTVAAAC
- a CDS encoding flavin reductase — its product is MDADPAETTTDDSVAEDFDELMAQVATAMVIVTVAVDGEASGCLVGFHTQCSINPRRYAIWLSKANHTYELALRAHTFAVHFLDDGDEQLAALFGGLTGDEVDKFGRTGWAPGPDGVPLLDDCAHRLVLARHALFDAGEDHVCLVGDPVAATSAEDFIPLRLPDVDDIEPGHEAEEERHEG
- a CDS encoding SRPBCC family protein, whose amino-acid sequence is MGMDVTETLEVACAPEALFAWVETLDRYPEWLDIVTRAEPAEAVEGDPGPAWSIDLKGRLGPLSRAKRLRMVRTRHTAPTRAVFERRELDGRAHSPWVLDATVEATSGGARLTMLLHYGGGLWGPVLERMLRDEVEHSRPRLAAAVES
- a CDS encoding phosphotransferase family protein, whose translation is MPRPADEALATALEQVLVDALGGAARVEGLHRLSGGASRETFAFDAVLADGTTCPLVLQRERPGGAINTGGGTSTEAGLLRAAAAQGVPVPAVVATGPADPARTGEGEGEPLGAAYLVVERLEGETIPRRILRDDQYAAAREGLAAQCGRALAGIHAIPVEDAPGLHDLDQITQFRNLLDALGEPHPAFELAFRWLEANRPPVGPTRVVHGDFRNGNLIVGPEGLRAVLDWELAHLGDPMEDLGWLCVKAWRFGGTPPVGGFGEYEDLFAAYADAAGLAGGVDADVVRWWEILSTVKWGVMCIIQAASHTRRVSRSVELAAIGRRTCENEHDVLALLP
- the npdG gene encoding NADPH-dependent F420 reductase: MKIGVLGGTGPAGRAMAARLASGGFDVVIGSRSRYRAMEERDRLLERWPERNLSVDSEDNEGAAAADVVVIATPWDAAASTAASVSRQLRGKVVISMANALAKVGHEFQPLVPPRGSVAASVQAAVPKSLVAAAFHHVPAKELGDLDHPVESDVLICSDHPSATETTAEIVRKLADMRPLDAGELSNAAPIEAFAAVLLQLNVRYKTRAAVKFTGIDE
- a CDS encoding HlyC/CorC family transporter; translation: MAVDRSRVEHLAGEGSRRAKITLSVLRRLSFHLSGAQLGITIVSLVLGFVAEPTIAALIEPALEPLVGASSRGVSVAIALALATVFQMVVGELIPKNVVIARPTRSALRLAAPFRAYAVVFGPVISVSERAANWAVRKLGVEPQEELSAVRSLPELELLFRTSAAQGSLEPRAADLLTRSIRFGEKTADDALTPRTALQALESEATLAELTERSLETGFSRFLVFGTDLDDVRGVVHVKSVYEIPPQERATTPVAAVMSEAFVVPESRPLSSLLGELREVGTHLAVVVDEYGGTAGIVTMEDLIEEIVGEIDDEWDPEPPELSVAQPSGAFVLSGGLHPDEVRDACGFVMPDGEYETLAGFVLDRLGHLPVPGEWVAHDGWEIEVVELDRRRIDRVRVVPPAPLPDSEDVP
- a CDS encoding peptidoglycan DD-metalloendopeptidase family protein; protein product: MSRHATRALLVVVCASVLLAPPAMAERRPHTATRVDDPAGDTTTSTTAPPPPSSTTSTTAPSGTSTSTTSTTVSPTDPGAGGDVTGGVVPDVDVSVPPPGDLDGTHVPSVAIVGDLSSARALLDEAVARADAARQRVDDLHRRLDDVDARIVALTDEERQAVKRVEESQNVLAERAVDAYIRGNYGDLAATLTAEDPNEASRNEAMMESVLDADHDAVGDYRSARREVSGELVELGEQRVEVAGDLVQAKDWDKAMRAEVRDARVQLLAFEAGSEIFVTGMHFPVDDPHDYIDSWLSPRSGGRQHQGIDIFATAGTNLFAVERGVITNMGSNSLGGIKLWLYGESGTTYYYAHLLRFAPGITEGMVVEAGDVVGFVGNTGNAATTPSHLHFEIHPNNGPAVNPTPLLRVVDALDDASVASVARR
- a CDS encoding ABC transporter ATP-binding protein, with the translated sequence MGGPRPSPATGPALHLEGVGLAIDGRRVLRDVTWSVAPGERWVVLGRNGSGKTSLLRIASLYLHPTEGVVEVLGERLGRTDVRRLRTRIGVASAAMADLLRPGLTATDVVMTAKHAALEPWWHTYDDADRERALGLLDRLGCAALAGQRFGTLSSGERQRVQLARTLMGDPGLLLLDEPTAGLDLGGREDLVRRLGHLAGDPTTPPVVLVTHHVEEIPPAFDHVLLLRDGEVQAAGHADEVLTDDALSACFGLPLAVERRGRRWTAQAIDDEAGAR
- a CDS encoding pyrimidine reductase family protein — its product is MADVLGPYREVDRVRAEGGCWVLANMVGGLDGSAAVGGRVGALTGGADAVLFRRLRALADVVLVGAQTVRAEGYGPVRLPDDLRAEREAAGRPPVPPVAVVSRTLRLDWESPLFTEADAASPTFVVTGPGSAEGPDAPAARRGAELVVVDPPVDAPDAGVSVPGMLAALADRGHEVVLCEGGPTLLGELVAAGRLDELCLTVAPVIGGDPLPVVTTVPGASLRSFTLGHVATDEGSLFLRYEANRDGR
- a CDS encoding HlyC/CorC family transporter, coding for MDVPALLLTVALLALNGWFVAVEFALITARRTKLEQDRQAGSRAAGVSIGLIDELSVQLAGAQLGVTVASLVLGYVAEPAVSHLIESAISTFVTLPEGVLRTIGFVTGLSLVVLAHMVLGEMVPKNLTLAAPERTLRLLALPTRALTTVLRPVIASLNAMANVGVWLLRVERRDTLSDIHSAAELATMLEASREEGLIADDQHELLASALDFGAAPVSTVMVPRDRVVHIRRGQTPAEIEEVIRSSGHSRLPVVGRDLDEVVGFIHAKDLLTLRPDARDLPLPERLLRTELVELDEAGTVEDAMVEMRRRRRHLGIARDRAGHTTGLVTLEDLVEELVGDIRDESDRDEPDRGTDAVEPPAGAGDDGDGGPR